The genomic DNA AACGTCAGTTATTATTGCCATCAAGCCAGCGGGGTCGGTCTCGCCAGTGTCACCGGCAGCGGGACGGCCACCCTATCTCTCGACGACCTTCAACAGGCCGACGTGGTCTTCGTCATCGGCGGTAATCCGGCGAGCAACCATCCACGGCTGATGCATGTGCTCATGCACATTCGCCAACGTGGTGGCCAAGTGGTGGTCATCAATCCAGTGATCGAAACCGGGCTGGTGAACTTCAGCTCGCCCAGTGAGTGGCGAAGCCTGCTGTTCGGGACCGAAATCGCCAGCCTGTACTTACAGCCCGATATCGGTGGCGATCTGGCGCTCTTGACCGGCATCGCCAAGCATATCGACGAAATCGGCGCCAGCGACGAGGTGTTCCTGAACGATCATTGCAACGGGTGGTCCGAGTTGCGCGCCCAGCTACGCCAGTTCTCCTGGCCAGAACTCTGCTCGCAGAGTGGAGTGATGCAAGAACAAATACAGCGTGCCGCTCAAATTTATGCCCATGGCCGAAATGTGGTCTTCGCCTGGACCATGGGCATCACCCATCATCGACACGGCGTCGAGAATGTGCAGGCTATCGCCAATCTCGCGCTGATGCGGGGCATGGTGGGCCGCCCTCACGCCGGTCTGCTCCCGATCCGCGGGCATTCCAACGTCCAGGGGATGGGATCGATCGGCGTCACGCCCAAACTCAAGGACACAGTCATAGAGCGACTGGAATCCCATTTCGGCGTCTCCTTGCCGACGGCGCCGGGACTCGACACCCTGGCGTGTCTGGAAGCGGCCCAGGATGGGCGGATGCGCGTGGCGCTTTGTCTCGGCGGCAATCTCCATGGCGCCTCCCCCGATTCCGCATTTACCCGCGACGCCTTGGCTCGGCTTGACCTGCTCGTCCACCTCAACACCAAGCTCAACACCGGCCATGTTCACGGACTAGCCCGAGAGACGCTGATTCTCCCGGTCCTCGCCCGCGACGAGGAGCCGCAACCCACCACTCAGGAATCGATGTTCAATTACGTTCGCCTAAGCGACGGCGGCCCGGCCCGGCACGCCGGTCCACGCAGCGAGGTCCAGGTGATCGCGACGCTCGCGGCGGATGTTCTGGGCGATGCCAAGCAGCC from Gammaproteobacteria bacterium includes the following:
- a CDS encoding FdhF/YdeP family oxidoreductase, whose translation is MKRVKTGGGWPAIRYAWHKAREGGPWRLYRAMRGKNACKSCALGMGGQKGGMVNEASQFPQVCIKSLQAMVGDLQGAIPATFWSEHAIADLQSWTSHALEHSGRLVQPLLLRPGATHFQPIAWTEALDRIVAKLRATPPPETFWYFSGRSSNEASFLFQLFARLYGSNHVNNVSYYCHQASGVGLASVTGSGTATLSLDDLQQADVVFVIGGNPASNHPRLMHVLMHIRQRGGQVVVINPVIETGLVNFSSPSEWRSLLFGTEIASLYLQPDIGGDLALLTGIAKHIDEIGASDEVFLNDHCNGWSELRAQLRQFSWPELCSQSGVMQEQIQRAAQIYAHGRNVVFAWTMGITHHRHGVENVQAIANLALMRGMVGRPHAGLLPIRGHSNVQGMGSIGVTPKLKDTVIERLESHFGVSLPTAPGLDTLACLEAAQDGRMRVALCLGGNLHGASPDSAFTRDALARLDLLVHLNTKLNTGHVHGLARETLILPVLARDEEPQPTTQESMFNYVRLSDGGPARHAGPRSEVQVIATLAADVLGDAKQPLDWQAMADTGRIREAIAAVIPGFEKMATIDATREEFHVQGRLFHTPRFATADGRARLHVHALPSLGGGNGAFRLMTVRSEGQFNTVVYEEQDLYRGVVGRDVILLHPEDIRAHGLTANQRITVRSSTGSLSGIRVIPFESIKAGNALMYYPEANVLVGRDVDPQSHTPAYKNVSITLDQAL